The following is a genomic window from Oncorhynchus masou masou isolate Uvic2021 chromosome 6, UVic_Omas_1.1, whole genome shotgun sequence.
gttacggttttcttcgatctcctcctctgaagaagaggtgtagcaaggatcggaccaaaatgcggcgtagTTGGTGTTCATGTTCTCTAATAAAGGaaaaactcaaacatgaacataatacaaaacaaacaccgtgaaaaaccgaaacagcctatgctggtgcaaactaacacagagacaggaacaatcacccacgaaacactcaaagaatatggctgccgaaatatggttcccaatcagagacaacgataaacacctgcctctgattgagatccactccagacagccatagactattctaGATAACCCTACTATATCACAATCCCGatacctacaaaaaaaacaagacaaaacacaccacataattaacccatgtcacaccctggcctgaccaaaataataaagaaaacacaaaatactaagaccacgctaggccaattgtgcgtcgccccacagaccaCCCGGtaacgacagagcctgggcgcaaacccagagtctctgatggcacagctggcgctgcagtacagcgcccttaaccactgcgccacctgggaggccctaAACAGTTAGAATTTATTCACAGACATCATACCAGGAAATGTGTTATGGAGTTTCCTAGTCTTGGTGTGTGCTGCCTAGCATATGTTTCCTCTCTCACAGGAGAAGAAGTGTACAACTATGACATCGCCACGCAGTCAGTAAAGGAGAGACAGTGGGCCCACCTGCCCAACTGTACGTCTGCCTTCCGTTGGCTAGAGCAATACTACTGTTTCCATGGTCACAACTTCACCCGGTTCCACCCTGTATCTGGGGAGGTGAATGGAGTGTACCCTAAGGACGCAAGGCACTACTTCATGAGTTGCCCCAATTTCGGTAAGAGAACCATGCAAAGGATGTTACGCTTCCTCCTTTATCAAAATCAATTCAttgtcagaggaggctggtggaaaGAGctgtaggaggatgggctcattgtaatggctggaatggtataaatggaacggtatcatcaacacatcaaacatatagaaaccacatgtttaactccattccatttattccattccagccattacaataagtgtgtcctcctatagctcaccccaccagcctcctctgcccaGTGTGCATGGTGTGAGATTGAACAGATGAATGGTGAATGGTAATAACAACACCATTTCAGGGAAAAAAAGCTTTTGGATTGTGTTGAGACATGTTATTGCTGGATTGTAGGCCATGGCGGTGAGACAAAGGTTCCCAAATGCAGTGAAGTGACATTGGATGCCATCACCTCAGACAACTCAGGCAAGACCTATGCCTTCACTGGTAAGAACTAAGCCTTTGTGTTCAGTTGTGTGCACAACTCGCATTAGACAGTTGCCAATTTTCACCTCCATCCCACTTCCTCAGGTCGTAATTATATGCGTCTAGACACCCATCGTGATGGTAAACACACCTTCCCCATTGCCAGAACCTGGAAGGAAGTGGCCAACGGCGTGGACGCAGTCTTCTCCTACAGTGACAAGATCTACATTATCAAGGTGGGTCAAAGGTTACAGGATGTAGGGGAAGACAGGGACTTCACTTGCGATAAATAACATGTTCAGAGCTTTACTCACGACAACAGTAcccatacctacagtatatgtacatggctacctcaatgacctcgtacccctgcacatcaactcggtacttGTAGTCcctgtatagccatgttattttttactCTTTATTGTTATTCAATGTATTTACTCCTCATGTCACTTTTACTCTGCATTTATGGAAAAAGACCCTTAAGTAAATATTTCACTGTTAGACTACAACTCGTTTACGAAGGATGTGACAACAACCAAaatggatttgatttgagtatATAGAAAATTACTTTCATTCAGTCAACTGTTTGTTACATCATCATGCCTCTGTTTGTCCCATGGCACATAAAACACACCTGAATGCCACCATTTCCGGTTGACAGGGCGACCAAGTTTACATCTACAAATCAGCAGCTCCCTCCACTCTGATTGAGGGCTACCCTAAAAGCCTGATAGAGGAGCTGGGCATCGAAGGACCTGTGAATGCAGCCTTTGTTTGTGCAGATCACCATATTGTGCACATTATTCAAGGTAACTAATTGGACATTGAACTTGAGTACATTCAAATCTATCCCCCAAAAAGTGTTGCTCTTTTTACATCAATATTCACAAAAATTGTGATTTTCCTGTGTCAGAAATTATTtgatgttaaaaaaataaaaaataaacagctgcattggacctttaatgaCTCATTACCTCCCCCTGCTGGAGAGGCCTGACGTGCCACAAGACCTGCGGGGCAAACGTGGAGTCATCTTTGGGAACCTTTAACACACTCAGTGAAAAACTTTTTTTCCTGTCTCTATTTCCCCCTACAGGACAGACGATGCAGGACATTGACCTGTCTGCCACCCCTAGGGTAGTAGCCAGAGAGGCCCCACTGCCCATCTCCGGCATCGAGGCAGGCATGTGTGGCCCTGATGGAGTCAAATTGTATGTGGGCTCAGAGTACTACCACTACGAGTCCCTCATGCTCCTGGCTCTCAGCAGGATACTCCAAGAGCCTAAAAGAATCACCCCAGACATGATGGGCTGTGTCGAATAGGAGTCAGTTTATGATAGATACCTTTTCGAAGAATAACAACTGTGATCATCTGTTCTCAATGGACAACATCAAAACGTATAATCACatgttaaagtaactgtccagtaaAGGTtttctgttaactcatacccaaataatgttgagTCATCCTATACTCTTTTCTGTAGCCAAAGCATACATTTGAGAAAAAACACTTCCGAAATCCCAGGTAAATTTTTTTATCTCAAACAGACCGTTTCAAAAATGCTTCCTATTTCCTCATAGAGGATGATATCATCAGTGTTCTAATCGCGTTCATATTTGTAATGATCACTATATGCCAAAACCATTCTGTTGTGTTGGGGTACCCACACATCCTTTCTAACACAGAAAAGCTGCATTTAAACAtacttaattttttttaaatgtggaaGGAAAACTAtctcatattgtaattaattataggacatatttcatagaaatctggaaacacttgGCAGTTACTTAAACTTGACACCCCAACTCACAAGTCACCCAAACAATGTTTCTTAAggttcaaataatattttatCACATTTTTGTTGAACATTTGTGTATGACAGAGATGAGTTGAATTAAAAAGATACAAAGAAACTGAAATAGTATGATTATATTGCATTCATTCATGAGACAATTAAGATACAGGAAAAATCAAGTAATACATTCAGATGAATAATT
Proteins encoded in this region:
- the hpxb gene encoding hemopexin, whose translation is MLLSQTLCLCLALALSYAAPTIHDVMMSDHHHHEDQVEHNANPDRCDGIEFDAIAPDEKGHTFFFKGNHLWNGFKGPAQVSSAFFKELDDDHRLGHVDAAFRMHNSEKLKEHDHIYFFLDDKVFSYYNHSLEEGYPKDIQLDFPGVPSHLDAAVECPKGECNSDSVLFFKGEEVYNYDIATQSVKERQWAHLPNCTSAFRWLEQYYCFHGHNFTRFHPVSGEVNGVYPKDARHYFMSCPNFGHGGETKVPKCSEVTLDAITSDNSGKTYAFTGRNYMRLDTHRDGKHTFPIARTWKEVANGVDAVFSYSDKIYIIKGDQVYIYKSAAPSTLIEGYPKSLIEELGIEGPVNAAFVCADHHIVHIIQGQTMQDIDLSATPRVVAREAPLPISGIEAGMCGPDGVKLYVGSEYYHYESLMLLALSRILQEPKRITPDMMGCVE